AATCTCATCCCCTACGCCTACGTTTACCCGGCGGCCCAACGCCCCGTGCGCGCTCTGCTTCGTCAACGCGCCGGTTACGTGTGGGAACGAGCCGATCTGATTAAGCGCATCCAGTGTTTCCAATTGGCCGAGGGCCAGGAACCGGTGGCTCGCGGCGCCCGCAATCGCGATCCCTGGGAGGAACGACTCATTCAGTCCTACCCTGATCCCCATCATCAACTCTCCCTCCAAGCCCACCTGACCATGATCCGCCATTACGACGAACAAATCCTGCTTCTGGAAGGCCAGCTCCTTAAAACCACCCGGCGCCTGCGCTCCAAGGATTACGCTCTGCTCAAGACCGTGCCGGGTATTGGCCAGACCCTGGCCTTAACTCTTCTCTACGAAATCGACACCATCGAACGCTTTGAAACGGTGCAACGCTTTTGCAGCTACTGCCGTCTGGTCAAAGGCACGGTGGCCAGCGCCGGGAAGATCAAGGGTCTGCGCGGAGCCAAGCTGGGCAATCCCTACTTGCGCTGGGCCCTGGGGGAGGCGGCCATGCTGGCCAAACGCCATTGTCCTTTGATCGCCACTTACTATGAAAGCCTGGAAGCCAAGGTCGGTAAATTCAAAGCCAACACCATCCTGGCCAACAAAATCGGTCGCGCCGTTTACTTCATGTTGAAGAACGGCACAGCCTTCGATTTGGAACAATTGGTGGGAAAGCTTTCTTAACATGACTTTAACCCTGAGACCCGACGGGAACCGTACGCCTAACTGGGACCCCTTGTTGATCAGCCCGGTTGCCACTGGAGATGAATCCTTGCACGCGCTAGTGCCATTCCTCCTGGATGGGCGATCCCGCGGTGAACTGCTGGTCTTGAATGGAGCCGTCGGCTCAGGGTTACTCGCTTTGGACAACTCGATGGGGCCACACCCCCGTTCACCTGGGTGGGATAATCTTCCCGAGTTACCCCCAGGCACCGGGCCATCTCCGACGAGCGTGGGGGGCC
The nucleotide sequence above comes from Candidatus Obscuribacterales bacterium. Encoded proteins:
- a CDS encoding IS110 family transposase, yielding MRFYQSSTEFNCGIDLHARSMYVCVVDREGKKLLHMNIKNNDFAFFLKKIAPWKHDITICCECLFFWYWLADKCAEAKLEFVLAHALYVKAIHGGKNKNDRIDSEKLAHLLRSNLIPYAYVYPAAQRPVRALLRQRAGYVWERADLIKRIQCFQLAEGQEPVARGARNRDPWEERLIQSYPDPHHQLSLQAHLTMIRHYDEQILLLEGQLLKTTRRLRSKDYALLKTVPGIGQTLALTLLYEIDTIERFETVQRFCSYCRLVKGTVASAGKIKGLRGAKLGNPYLRWALGEAAMLAKRHCPLIATYYESLEAKVGKFKANTILANKIGRAVYFMLKNGTAFDLEQLVGKLS